A genomic window from Silene latifolia isolate original U9 population chromosome Y, ASM4854445v1, whole genome shotgun sequence includes:
- the LOC141631532 gene encoding uncharacterized protein LOC141631532, which yields MKGVMRFGKRGKLSQKYMGPYEILDRVGEVAYRLALPPALARVYNVCVSYIVAEEVLPKEILDTKVRNARESSMVKVLWYNHEVGGANWETEASMRKKYPHLFRENETHIGVGFITWLA from the exons ATGAAgggagtcatgagatttgggaagcgTGGTAAGCTAAGCCAGAAGTATATGGGACCATATGAGATTCTAGATAGAGTTGGGGAAGTAGCGTACCGTTTAGCATTACCACCAGCTTTGGCAAGAGTCTATAATGTATGTGTTTCATATATCGTAGCTGAGGAAGTAT TGCCTAAAGAAATACTAGACACTAAGGTTCGCAATGCGCGGGAAAGTTCTATGGTGAAAGTGCTATGGTATAACCATGAAGTGGGAGGAGCTAATTGGGAGACAGAAGCCTCAATGCGCAAGAAATATCCTCATCTTTTTCGTGAG AATGAGACACATATTGGGGTTggcttcatcacttggttggcttAA